The sequence TGCGCGGCCTGCTGCGGCGCGTCGTTCACCTTCGCCTGCGCGGGCGTGAACAGGTACGGGTCCGCAGTGATGTCGTAGGCGTCCACGGTGGTCGCCAGGTCCACGCCGGAGCGGTCGGTGATGGTGCCGCGGTCGGCGGTGACCTCGTGGGTGACCCAGCGGTTGACGGCCGCCTTCGCGGCGTACGCGGACGCGTCGACCGCCTGCACCTGGAGCAGCCGCACCACGAACACCGACATCACCAGCGTCAGCACCACGCCGACCAGCCGCAGCCGCGGGCGGACGGCGCCGAGGCGCACCGCCCGGGGGCCGCCCGGCTGCGGGGGCCGCAGGCGGGGCGAACGGCCGGCGGGGCGCGGCGGGCGGGCGCGACGGGGGCCGGGGGCGCCCGAGCCGCCGGGACGCGGTACGCGGGGGGCGCGGGGCCGGCCGCCGTCCGCGGGGTCGGCGTCGGGGCGGGGCGCGGTGGGGCGGGCGGTGCGGCGGGCCTGCGGGCGCGGCGCCGAGCCGTCCCGGCCCCCGCCGTACCGGGCGTCGCGTGCCGCGCCGGCGTCCCTGCCCCCCTCCCGGCTCGCACCGCCGGCACCGCCGGAGGAGGACGGCCGCCGGGGGCCGCCGCCGCGCGGGCGGTCTGCGTCGTCGCGAGGGGTCACGCGCTCACCTGCCGGGGGTCGGGGTCGTCGTGGAGGTCGAGGACGTGGTGGACGTCGTCGAAGTCGGGCCGCTGGTGGAAGTGGTCGACGAGGAGGTGATCGACTGCGTGGTGCGCGGCGAGGTGCCGTTCACCGGCGCGGTGCCCGTCGGGGCGCCGGCCTCGCCCGGGTCCGCCGTCCCCGCCGGGTTCGCGGCCGTCCCCACCGGATTCGTGGCGGACGAGGTGGACCCGGTGGACGGGGTGGCCGGCGTCGTCGTGGGCGGCTGCGCGGTCGTCGTCGGCGGGGGCGCCGGCGGGGCGGTCGCGGGCGAAGGCGAGCCCTGCACCTTGCCGTTCGGGTCGAGGAAGGCCGGGTCGCCGCCGGGCACCATGCCCAGCTCGCGGGCCCGCTGCTCCAGCGAGTCCGGCGCCGAGTAGCCGTCGACCTCCTGCTGGAGCTGCTGCTGCTGGTCGGTGTAGTGGGTCGTCTGGTCCTGGAGCTTGTCGAGCTTGAACGAGTCCCGGTTCAGGGCCGCGTTGAGCATCAGCAGCGAGATGAGTCCCCCGGCGAGCAGCGTCACGACCAGAACGACGAACGGGGTGCGCCGCGCGGTTGCGGACCGCCCGGCGCCCAGCCGCGCGCCCAGGGCGCTGCCGCGCACCGCGTCACGTACGGTGCCGCGGCCGGTGCGTCGCCCGTCGCGTCCCGCGCCGCCGCTCATCGCACGTCCTCCCGGATGCGCTCCGCACCGCGCAGCCGGGCCGGCGCGGCCCGGCGGTTCTCGGCGATCTCGTCCTCGCCCGGCAGTTCGGCGCCGCGGGTGAGCAGCTTCAACCGGGGCTGGTACTGCTCGGGCACCACCGGCAGGCCCGGCGGCGCGGAGTGCGCGGCACCGGCCGCGAGGACCTGCTTGACCAGCCGGTCCTCCAGCGAGTGGTACGACAGCACGGCGATCCGGCCGCCCACCGCCAGCGCGGCCACCGCCGCGGGAACGGCCCGCTCCAGCACCGACAGCTCGCCGTTGACCTCGATCCGCAGCGCCTGGAAGGTGCGCTTCGCCGGGTTCCCGCCGGTCCGCTTGGCGGCCTGCGGCAGCGCCTGCCGGATCACGTCGACCAGCCGCGCGCTGCCGCTGAAGGGCTCCCGCTCGCGCTCGCGCACCACCGCGTCCACGATCTTGCGGGCGAACTTCTCCTCGCCGTAAGCCCGCAGGATGCGCACCAGTTCGCCGGGCGGATAGGTGTTCAGCACCTCCGCGGCGCTGATCCCGGTGGACTGGTCCATCCGCATGTCCAGCGGCGCGTCCTGGGAGTAGGCGAAGCCGCGGTCGGCCTCGTCCAGCTGCATCGAGGACACCCCGAGGTCGAAGAGCACGCCCTGCACCCGCGGCACCCTCAGCCGTTCCAGCACGTCGGGCAGTTCGTCGTACACCGCGTGCACGAGGGTGGCGCGCTCCCCGAACGGCGCCAGCCGCTCCCCGGCGAGCTTCAGCGCGGCCGGGTCGCGGTCCACCGCGATCAACCGGCAGGCGGGGAAGGTGGTCAGCAGCGCCTCGCTGTGCCCGCCGAGCCCCAGCGTGGCGTCGACCACGACGGCACCGGGCAGCGCGAGCGCGGGGGCCAGCAGGTCGAGGCAGCGCCGCAGCATCACCGGGATGTGCCGCGGGGACGGGGACGGGTTGCTCATGTGGCCCTTATCGAACGGTAGGGACGGCGTCGCACGGTCGGGAACGGCGTCGAACGGTGGGGACGGTCGTACGGGGTCGTACGGGTCGGGTCGGCGGTCCGGCGAAGGAACGTCGCCTGCCAGACAAGCACGACGGACACGCTACGGCCGGCAGCGGCTCGGTGGACGCGGAACCTGGTCCCCGCCCGCTCGGGAGAAACGTTCCCCTGGCACCGGGGAAGTGGTGCCAGCGGAGCCGGGGAGCGGGAGGAGGCCGGGCCGCGCGTCCGCACCGGGGTGGGACGAAGTGGTGCACGTCCCTCGTCGGGGTGGGGCCGCGCTCACAGTAATCCGGTCGGAACCTCCTGTGACAGGGCCGAAAAGGTGTCTTCCTGGTCTGCCAGATACCGCTCCCACGCCTCCGCCGACCAGATCTCCACCCGGGTGTTCGCGCCGATCACCGCGCATTCCCGGACCAGGCCCGCGTAGTCCCGCAGCGGCTGCGGGACCGTCACCCGGCCCTGCTTGTCGGGCACTTCGTCATGCGCACCGGCGAACAGCACCCGCAGGTAGTCACGGGCGGTCTTGGAGGTGAGCGGCGCGGTGGACAGCTGCTCGGTGGCGGCCCGGAAGCCCTCGACCGGCCATACGTACAGGCAGCGCTCCTGCCCACGGGTGATCACCAGTCCGTCGGTGAGCTGCTCGCGGAACCGGGACGGCAGCACCAGCCGGTTCTTGTCGTCCAGCCGCGGGGTGTACGTCCCGAGGAATCCCAGGAACACGGCACACCTCCCGCAGACGGCACCACTTCGCGCCACTTTACTCCACCATGCCCCACCGTCAACGGCGGCCGCGCCCGGGCGCGCCCCTCCGTACGCCTTGTGCGCCCCTCCGTACGCCCGGGCACACTCCCCGGCACGCAGCCCGGCGTGGGAGGGCGCGCCGATGCGGTCCTGGCAGGCTCGGATACCGTCATAGACATGTCGATACATGCCAGCGCTCCCGCGAATCCCCCCGCCCCCGAAGACCCGGGCGCCGACGCTTCCGTGACCGACCGGCTGGTCACCGCCAACCAGCGCTACGCCGAACAGTTCACCGACCCCGGCATGGGCGCCGCCCCCGTCCTGAGGGTGGCGGTCGTGGCCTGCATGGACGCCCGCCTCGACCTCCACAAGGCGCTCGGCCTGGAGTTGGGCGACTGCCACACCATCCGCAACGCCGGCGGTGTGGTCACCGACGACACCATCCGGTCCCTTGCCATCAGCCAGCGCGCGCTGGGTACACGCTCCGTCGTACTCATCCACCACACCAACTGCGGCATGCAGACCATCACCGAGGACTTCCGCACCGAACTGGAGCACGAGGTCGGCCAGCGGCCCACCTGGGCGGTCGAGGCGTTCACCGACATCGACCAGGACGTGCGGCAGTCCATGGCCCGGGTGCGGACCTCCCCGTTCCTGGCCCACACCGGCGACGTGCGCGGCTTCGTCTTCGACGTGCACACCGGCCTGCTGCGGGAAATCACGAACAAGTAACGGCAGGCGAGTGACGCGGCCCTCCCCGTAAGGGAAGAATGCACCGTGCGGCACGTCTCGCCTCCGGCGGGCGTTGCGCAATCGGGGAGGGCCGCGGTCCAGGGACGACCGAGACCCTGGGGCCCCAATGGAACAGGCCGAGGAGTACCGGGTGACGACCTTTGACGCTCGAGCGGAACTGAGCGATCTGACCACGACCGCGGAGCGGGTGCGCCGGAGCGTGGAGAACGTGATCGAGGGCAAGCCCGAGGTCGTACGCATCGCACTGACCGTTCTGCTGGCGGAGGGGCATCTGCTGATCGAGGACGTGCCGGGCGTGGGCAAGACCATGCTGTCCAAGGCGCTGGCGCGGTCGATCGACTGCTCCGTACGGCGTATCCAGTTCACTCCCGACCTGCTGCCGTCGGACATCACCGGCGTGAGCGTCTTCGACCAGCAGCAGCGGGACTTCGAGTTCAAACCCGGGGCGATCTTCGCGCAGATCGTGGTCGGCGACGAGATCAACCGCGCCTCGCCGAAGACGCAGTCGGCGCTGCTGGAGTCGATGGAGGAGCGCCAGGTCACCGTCGACGGCACCACCTACGAACTGCCCAGCCCCTTCATGGTGATCGCCACCCAGAACCCGGTGGAGATGGAGGGCACCTATCCGCTGCCGGAGGCGCAGCGGGACCGTTTCACCGCCCGGGTGTCGATCGGCTACCCGAGCCCGGAGGCGGAGCTGAAGATGCTCGACGTGCACGGCGGGGTCTCCCCGCTGGACGACCTCCAACCGGTCGCGCACGCGCACGACATCGTGAAGCTGATCGAGGCGGTCCGGCAGGTGCACGTCGCCGACCCGATCCGCCGCTACGCGGTCGCCCTCGTCGGCGCCACCCGCAGCCACCCCGACCTCCGGCTGGGCGCCTCCCCGCGTGCCACGCTGCACCTGGTGCGGGCCGCCCGCGCCTCCGCGGCCCTGGACGGCCGTGAGTACGTCCTGCCGGACGACGTGCAGGCGCTGGCGTCCTCGGTCCTCGCGCACCGGCTGCTGCCGACCGCGCAGGCGCAGCTCAACCGGCGTACGCCGGAGCAGGTGGTGACCGAGATCGTGCAGCGGGTGCCGGTGCCCGATCCGGCGGCCGGCAACGGCGCCGGGGCCTGGCCGCAGCGGC comes from Streptomyces sp. NBC_00448 and encodes:
- a CDS encoding beta-class carbonic anhydrase, coding for MSIHASAPANPPAPEDPGADASVTDRLVTANQRYAEQFTDPGMGAAPVLRVAVVACMDARLDLHKALGLELGDCHTIRNAGGVVTDDTIRSLAISQRALGTRSVVLIHHTNCGMQTITEDFRTELEHEVGQRPTWAVEAFTDIDQDVRQSMARVRTSPFLAHTGDVRGFVFDVHTGLLREITNK
- a CDS encoding AAA family ATPase; this encodes MTTFDARAELSDLTTTAERVRRSVENVIEGKPEVVRIALTVLLAEGHLLIEDVPGVGKTMLSKALARSIDCSVRRIQFTPDLLPSDITGVSVFDQQQRDFEFKPGAIFAQIVVGDEINRASPKTQSALLESMEERQVTVDGTTYELPSPFMVIATQNPVEMEGTYPLPEAQRDRFTARVSIGYPSPEAELKMLDVHGGVSPLDDLQPVAHAHDIVKLIEAVRQVHVADPIRRYAVALVGATRSHPDLRLGASPRATLHLVRAARASAALDGREYVLPDDVQALASSVLAHRLLPTAQAQLNRRTPEQVVTEIVQRVPVPDPAAGNGAGAWPQRPGGRPQGTPDARGL
- the mraZ gene encoding division/cell wall cluster transcriptional repressor MraZ, producing the protein MFLGFLGTYTPRLDDKNRLVLPSRFREQLTDGLVITRGQERCLYVWPVEGFRAATEQLSTAPLTSKTARDYLRVLFAGAHDEVPDKQGRVTVPQPLRDYAGLVRECAVIGANTRVEIWSAEAWERYLADQEDTFSALSQEVPTGLL
- the rsmH gene encoding 16S rRNA (cytosine(1402)-N(4))-methyltransferase RsmH — protein: MSNPSPSPRHIPVMLRRCLDLLAPALALPGAVVVDATLGLGGHSEALLTTFPACRLIAVDRDPAALKLAGERLAPFGERATLVHAVYDELPDVLERLRVPRVQGVLFDLGVSSMQLDEADRGFAYSQDAPLDMRMDQSTGISAAEVLNTYPPGELVRILRAYGEEKFARKIVDAVVREREREPFSGSARLVDVIRQALPQAAKRTGGNPAKRTFQALRIEVNGELSVLERAVPAAVAALAVGGRIAVLSYHSLEDRLVKQVLAAGAAHSAPPGLPVVPEQYQPRLKLLTRGAELPGEDEIAENRRAAPARLRGAERIREDVR